One window from the genome of Thermococcus siculi encodes:
- a CDS encoding NAD(+) kinase encodes MRFGVVARRDKETALKLAYRVYDFLKVSGYEVFVDSETYSYLQEFNEEDVLPLEDFDVDFIIVIGGDGTILRVEHRTRKDAPILGINMGTLGFLTEVEPHEAFFALSKLLEGEYHIDERIKLRTYLNGENRVPDALNEVAVLTGIPGKIIHLKYYIDGGLADEIRADGLIISTPTGSTGYAMSAGGPFVDPRLNVVVIAPLAPIALSSRPMVVPATSRIDVRNLALTREIILAIDGQFYTHLDPETEIRVELSPRRARFVRFTDEVYPKYTMRIKKKF; translated from the coding sequence ATGAGGTTCGGTGTCGTCGCCAGGAGGGACAAGGAGACCGCCCTCAAGCTGGCGTACAGGGTGTACGACTTCCTAAAGGTGAGCGGCTACGAGGTCTTCGTTGACTCGGAAACCTACAGCTATCTCCAAGAGTTCAATGAGGAGGACGTTCTCCCGCTGGAGGACTTCGACGTGGACTTCATAATAGTCATAGGCGGCGACGGGACGATACTGCGCGTGGAGCACAGAACAAGGAAGGACGCGCCCATCCTCGGAATAAACATGGGCACCCTCGGCTTCCTCACCGAGGTCGAACCCCACGAGGCATTCTTCGCCCTCAGCAAGCTCCTCGAGGGAGAATACCACATAGACGAGCGCATAAAACTGAGGACGTACCTGAACGGTGAGAACCGCGTTCCCGATGCACTCAACGAGGTCGCCGTTCTGACGGGCATACCCGGAAAGATAATCCACCTGAAGTACTACATCGACGGAGGCCTTGCGGACGAGATAAGGGCCGATGGGCTGATAATATCGACCCCAACAGGCTCGACCGGCTACGCCATGAGCGCCGGGGGACCATTCGTCGATCCAAGGCTCAACGTGGTTGTGATAGCTCCCCTTGCACCCATAGCCCTCAGCTCAAGGCCGATGGTAGTTCCGGCAACTAGCAGAATAGACGTTCGGAACCTGGCCCTGACTAGAGAGATCATACTGGCGATAGACGGTCAGTTCTACACACACCTCGACCCGGAGACGGAGATAAGGGTGGAACTCTCACCCAGAAGGGCCAGATTCGTGCGCTTCACCGACGAGGTGTACCCGAAGTACACGATGAGGATCAAGAAGAAGTTCTGA
- a CDS encoding bifunctional N(6)-L-threonylcarbamoyladenine synthase/serine/threonine protein kinase — MIALGIEGTAHTLGIGIVTEEKVLANVFDTLTTEKGGIHPKEAAEHHARLLKPLLRKALETAGITIDDVDVIAFSQGPGLGPALRVVATAARALAIKYDRPIIGVNHCIAHVEITKMFGVKDPVGLYVSGGNTQVLALEGGRYRVFGETLDIGIGNAIDTFARELGIGFPGGPRIERLALKGERYIELPYAVKGMDLSFSGVLTEAVRKYRTGKYRIEDLAYSFQETAFSALVEVTERAIAHTGKDEVVLVGGVAANNRLREMLRIMADDRGVEFFVPPYDLCRDNGAMIAYTGLRMYLGGVRFALGDTVVRQKFRTDEVEVVWD, encoded by the coding sequence ATGATAGCGTTAGGTATAGAGGGAACGGCCCACACACTCGGCATTGGCATCGTTACCGAAGAGAAAGTCCTCGCCAACGTATTCGACACTCTAACCACGGAGAAGGGTGGCATTCACCCGAAGGAAGCTGCCGAACATCACGCCCGCCTTCTTAAGCCCCTCCTGAGAAAGGCCCTTGAAACGGCTGGAATAACCATCGATGACGTCGACGTTATAGCTTTCTCTCAGGGGCCGGGCCTCGGGCCGGCCCTCAGGGTTGTCGCCACGGCCGCGAGGGCGCTGGCCATAAAGTACGACAGGCCCATAATCGGCGTCAACCACTGCATAGCGCACGTGGAAATCACAAAGATGTTTGGTGTTAAAGACCCGGTTGGACTCTATGTCAGCGGCGGCAACACGCAGGTTCTGGCCCTTGAGGGTGGAAGATATCGCGTCTTTGGCGAGACTCTCGATATAGGCATAGGAAACGCGATAGACACGTTCGCCAGGGAGCTTGGGATAGGCTTCCCCGGCGGGCCGAGGATAGAGAGACTGGCCCTTAAGGGCGAACGCTACATAGAGCTTCCATACGCCGTCAAGGGGATGGATCTGAGCTTCTCCGGCGTTCTCACCGAGGCGGTGAGGAAGTACAGAACCGGGAAGTACCGGATTGAGGATTTAGCCTACTCCTTCCAGGAGACCGCCTTCTCAGCCCTCGTTGAGGTTACCGAGAGGGCGATAGCCCACACCGGGAAGGACGAGGTCGTCCTCGTGGGAGGGGTTGCCGCCAACAACAGATTGAGGGAGATGCTCAGAATCATGGCCGATGACAGGGGCGTTGAGTTCTTCGTGCCCCCCTACGACCTCTGCAGGGACAACGGGGCGATGATAGCCTACACCGGGCTGAGGATGTACCTCGGGGGAGTCCGCTTTGCCCTGGGGGACACCGTGGTCAGGCAGAAGTTCCGCACCGACGAGGTGGAGGTAGTATGGGACTGA
- a CDS encoding acetate--CoA ligase family protein: protein MDFFFYPSSVAVFGSFKEGAIAHEILRNIVEGGFEGRIVPVNPKGGTVEVAGRRFEIREKLEEPVDTAIIAVPAKIVPDLIDEIGPLIKGAVVISAGFSEVGNEELERELVERARKHGVRLIGPNCAGIFGVHGKFFGSFEVRVKPGGLALISQSGAFGGAALAMGNDEGVGFSAFVSYGNASDLNESDFLEYFADDPNTRAIALYIEGVKDGRRFLMALRYATSRKPVIVLKAGKSASGAKAAASHTGSLAGSYEIYRAAFRQAGAIEVEEMEEVFDAAKAFEMYKKAGKRVAVITNSGGPGVLATDKLERLGLEIARLSDETVERLKSFLPPQCSVKNPIDLIADADYERYKKTIEITCGDENVDSLLVICVPPIFIPSEEIARAVIDAECDKPVIVNFMAGELVRDGIELLEKSGIKNFPTPERAARALFWLSRR, encoded by the coding sequence ATGGACTTCTTCTTTTACCCTTCGAGCGTCGCGGTGTTTGGGTCCTTCAAGGAGGGCGCCATAGCCCACGAAATACTCAGGAACATCGTCGAAGGCGGCTTTGAGGGCAGGATAGTCCCAGTGAATCCGAAGGGAGGAACCGTTGAGGTTGCTGGAAGGCGCTTTGAAATTCGCGAAAAGCTGGAAGAGCCAGTTGATACCGCCATAATCGCGGTTCCCGCTAAAATCGTCCCCGATCTTATCGACGAGATCGGTCCTCTCATAAAGGGCGCCGTCGTCATCTCCGCGGGCTTCTCCGAGGTCGGCAACGAGGAGCTTGAACGCGAGCTGGTTGAGAGGGCCAGAAAACACGGCGTTCGCTTGATTGGCCCCAACTGCGCCGGCATCTTCGGCGTCCACGGAAAGTTCTTCGGGTCGTTCGAGGTTCGCGTTAAACCCGGCGGGCTGGCCCTGATAAGCCAGAGCGGCGCCTTTGGAGGGGCGGCTTTGGCGATGGGCAACGACGAGGGGGTTGGCTTCTCGGCCTTCGTTTCCTATGGGAATGCCTCCGATTTGAACGAGAGCGACTTCCTGGAGTATTTCGCCGACGATCCCAATACCAGAGCCATAGCCCTCTACATCGAGGGGGTTAAGGACGGGAGGCGCTTTTTGATGGCGCTCCGCTACGCCACCTCAAGGAAGCCCGTCATAGTCCTCAAGGCCGGAAAGAGCGCGAGCGGGGCTAAAGCCGCTGCTTCACACACCGGCTCACTGGCGGGGAGTTATGAGATCTACCGCGCCGCCTTTAGGCAGGCGGGAGCCATAGAGGTCGAGGAGATGGAGGAGGTCTTCGACGCGGCAAAGGCCTTTGAGATGTACAAAAAAGCCGGGAAGAGGGTCGCGGTCATCACGAACTCCGGAGGGCCGGGCGTTCTCGCGACGGACAAGCTTGAGAGGCTCGGTCTCGAGATCGCGAGGCTGAGTGATGAAACCGTTGAAAGGCTGAAATCCTTCCTTCCGCCCCAGTGCTCCGTGAAGAATCCCATAGATCTCATAGCAGATGCGGACTACGAGCGCTATAAGAAAACCATCGAGATAACCTGCGGGGATGAGAACGTTGACTCGCTCCTCGTCATCTGCGTGCCCCCGATATTCATTCCCAGCGAGGAGATTGCCAGAGCGGTGATCGATGCCGAATGCGACAAGCCGGTTATAGTCAACTTCATGGCCGGCGAGCTTGTTAGAGACGGGATTGAACTGCTCGAAAAGAGCGGGATAAAGAACTTCCCGACGCCGGAGAGGGCGGCGAGAGCGCTCTTCTGGCTCTCCAGGCGCTGA
- the tpiA gene encoding triose-phosphate isomerase, with protein MEKLKEPIIAINFKTYIEATGKRALAIAKAAERVWKETGITIMVAPQLADLYRIAQEVEIPVFAQHIDPITPGSHTGHVLPEAVKEAGAVGTLLNHSENRMVLADLEASIRRAEEVGLMTMVCSNNPAVSAAVAALGPDYVAVEPPELIGSGIPVSKAKPEVITDTVELVRKVNPAVKVLTGAGISTGEDVKKALELGSVGVLLASGVTKAKDPEKAIWDLVSLIV; from the coding sequence ATGGAGAAGCTTAAGGAACCGATTATCGCGATAAACTTCAAGACATACATCGAGGCCACGGGAAAGAGGGCATTAGCCATAGCAAAGGCCGCCGAGAGGGTCTGGAAGGAGACCGGGATAACCATAATGGTCGCCCCCCAGCTGGCCGACCTCTACAGAATAGCGCAGGAGGTCGAGATTCCGGTCTTCGCCCAGCACATAGACCCGATAACGCCTGGAAGTCACACGGGTCACGTCCTCCCGGAGGCAGTTAAGGAAGCTGGCGCCGTTGGAACTCTCCTCAACCACTCGGAGAACAGAATGGTTCTGGCAGACCTTGAGGCGAGCATAAGACGCGCCGAGGAAGTTGGCTTGATGACGATGGTCTGCTCCAACAACCCGGCGGTTTCAGCTGCCGTCGCTGCCCTCGGCCCGGATTACGTCGCCGTCGAGCCGCCGGAGCTGATAGGATCCGGAATCCCCGTCAGCAAGGCCAAGCCGGAGGTTATTACCGACACGGTTGAACTCGTCAGGAAGGTCAACCCCGCCGTTAAGGTTCTCACCGGTGCGGGAATCTCCACGGGAGAAGACGTCAAAAAGGCTCTTGAGCTCGGAAGCGTTGGTGTCCTTCTCGCGAGCGGCGTCACGAAGGCGAAGGACCCGGAGAAGGCGATATGGGATCTCGTGTCGCTGATCGTTTGA
- a CDS encoding DUF835 domain-containing protein, whose product MGLMVHPLVLAGDLVLLVVIGYAALYALQRVHRYSEPLNRFIVVVTISLILATFGRLLDLLDDLMYLPRIGYLLEYILYFFSIVGVTYGVLSYISSIERRILPAPPRETGSGSLSPGGYLHIGEEGIVEFLSSVDVPTLVMTRSPWKYKELKNVQTLWVTPVGEEGVGPTRLHVLLEAAVDFMKGSGRLVVVDCLEVLVLYNDFAAVFRFLSAMKDYAISSGSAVLLLVEEGTLEDKEFNLLIREFKPVKALASILRTSS is encoded by the coding sequence ATGGGACTGATGGTTCACCCCCTGGTTCTCGCTGGCGATCTGGTGCTCCTCGTGGTTATCGGCTACGCCGCACTCTATGCCCTTCAGCGCGTTCACCGGTACAGCGAGCCACTGAACCGGTTCATCGTGGTTGTAACCATCTCCCTGATCCTGGCCACTTTTGGCCGTCTCCTCGATCTCTTGGACGACTTAATGTACCTTCCACGGATAGGCTATCTCCTGGAATATATCCTCTACTTTTTTTCTATAGTCGGAGTTACCTACGGAGTCTTGAGTTACATAAGCAGCATAGAACGGAGAATCCTCCCCGCTCCCCCGAGGGAAACGGGAAGTGGTTCTCTCTCACCCGGTGGCTACCTTCACATCGGCGAAGAAGGCATCGTTGAGTTTCTTTCAAGCGTTGATGTCCCTACCCTTGTCATGACGAGAAGCCCCTGGAAATACAAGGAGCTTAAAAACGTCCAGACCCTCTGGGTCACGCCCGTTGGGGAAGAGGGCGTTGGCCCAACCCGCCTCCACGTTCTCCTCGAGGCCGCGGTGGACTTCATGAAGGGGAGTGGAAGGCTCGTCGTTGTGGACTGCCTCGAAGTGCTGGTGCTCTACAACGACTTCGCGGCGGTCTTCAGGTTCCTCTCCGCGATGAAGGACTACGCCATCAGCTCCGGCTCGGCGGTGCTCCTGCTCGTTGAGGAGGGAACCCTCGAGGACAAGGAGTTCAACCTCCTGATAAGGGAGTTCAAACCCGTGAAGGCCCTGGCCAGTATCCTCAGAACTTCTTCTTGA
- a CDS encoding lysylphosphatidylglycerol synthase transmembrane domain-containing protein, with the protein MDKKRVAFFIGALIVIGALINWAGAQGIAEILRNSDVEYFLLAILVYVVTLLAWAFRWKILLRGLNISAPLQTVFKAIFVGMFFNNISPGAKGLGEFIRVYYLAKQTKEPYGPMTASVMMDRMLDLVPIAVMMVIATAHVYLLGETTLTVVILILDVIMIGFSGLVIGLLTSEKKAHGAIWWIYRQYHRISAKGAEKRRKAFEEIDTVTIPRFQSDFKILTRSKLYTTIAIFWSFVYWGLTIARYYLVFLAIKYPINPVDITVVLVVSMVVGMFAIVPGGAGIIEAVNSAVFIALGIDPEYAVTGTILERLISYWGPTVIGSFVTAGFKPEEEEVPVAAPDRSVLEEKAGMEEAGSDES; encoded by the coding sequence ATGGACAAGAAAAGGGTGGCGTTTTTCATAGGCGCCCTCATAGTCATAGGGGCACTCATCAACTGGGCGGGCGCCCAGGGAATAGCCGAAATCCTCAGGAACTCCGACGTAGAATACTTCCTCCTGGCGATTCTCGTCTACGTCGTGACCCTCCTGGCCTGGGCCTTCAGGTGGAAGATCCTCCTCAGGGGGCTGAATATAAGCGCCCCCCTCCAGACCGTCTTCAAGGCCATCTTCGTCGGCATGTTCTTCAACAACATAAGCCCCGGCGCCAAGGGCCTCGGCGAGTTCATAAGGGTCTACTACCTCGCCAAGCAGACGAAGGAGCCCTACGGCCCAATGACGGCCAGCGTCATGATGGACAGGATGCTCGACCTCGTGCCAATCGCGGTGATGATGGTGATCGCGACGGCCCACGTATACCTCCTCGGCGAGACGACCCTCACCGTCGTCATACTGATACTCGACGTGATCATGATAGGATTCTCCGGCCTCGTCATAGGCCTCCTCACGAGCGAGAAGAAGGCCCACGGGGCCATCTGGTGGATCTACAGGCAGTACCACAGGATATCTGCAAAGGGAGCCGAGAAGAGGAGGAAGGCCTTCGAAGAGATAGACACGGTTACCATACCCCGCTTCCAGTCGGACTTCAAAATTCTAACCCGGAGCAAGCTCTACACGACCATAGCAATCTTCTGGTCCTTCGTCTACTGGGGACTCACCATAGCGCGCTACTATCTTGTTTTCCTCGCCATAAAATACCCAATAAACCCCGTTGATATAACCGTCGTCCTAGTGGTATCGATGGTGGTGGGTATGTTTGCCATCGTCCCGGGCGGGGCGGGCATAATAGAGGCCGTCAACTCGGCGGTCTTCATAGCCCTCGGGATAGACCCGGAGTACGCCGTCACGGGAACCATACTCGAGAGGCTGATCTCCTACTGGGGGCCAACGGTGATAGGCTCCTTCGTGACGGCCGGCTTCAAGCCGGAGGAGGAAGAGGTGCCCGTTGCGGCCCCGGATAGGAGCGTCCTGGAGGAGAAGGCCGGTATGGAAGAGGCAGGGAGTGATGAGTCATGA
- a CDS encoding flavin reductase family protein, which produces MKPYRLLYPMRTYLIVSGRREEANVMAADWVTIVSARPFMVGVAVAPGRVTHGLIRKYGEFVVSVPSLEMLDDVWVVGTKHGPKKLGETSITLVPSKVVGTPGIKEALANLECRVIDGRDYGDHTWFVGEVVGSSYREEAFPDDSPNLEANFLAHASWTDFVTFGRRIYRPGP; this is translated from the coding sequence ATGAAGCCCTACAGGTTGCTGTACCCCATGCGCACCTACCTCATCGTTTCTGGGAGGAGAGAAGAAGCGAACGTTATGGCCGCCGACTGGGTCACGATAGTCTCCGCCAGGCCATTCATGGTGGGTGTCGCGGTAGCGCCCGGGAGGGTGACCCACGGGCTGATAAGGAAGTACGGGGAGTTCGTGGTGAGCGTCCCCTCACTCGAGATGCTCGACGATGTGTGGGTGGTGGGGACGAAGCACGGCCCCAAAAAGCTCGGGGAAACCTCGATAACCCTCGTTCCCTCAAAGGTCGTGGGGACGCCGGGCATAAAAGAGGCTCTAGCAAACCTCGAGTGCAGGGTGATTGACGGGAGGGACTATGGCGACCACACCTGGTTCGTCGGTGAGGTCGTGGGCAGCTCTTACCGGGAGGAGGCTTTTCCAGACGATAGCCCGAACCTTGAGGCGAACTTTCTGGCCCACGCTTCATGGACGGACTTCGTGACGTTTGGGAGGAGGATTTACCGCCCCGGTCCGTAG
- a CDS encoding lysylphosphatidylglycerol synthase transmembrane domain-containing protein — MSARKYSLVGVGIVIIILLLWWAGIGDVIEILKTARLDYFILAILAYIASLLAWALRWRVLLKSLNINAGFGTIIGALFSGVFINNVTPGARGGGEPVRMYYISKRTGESYGHVFATVMMDRILDVIPVIFMLLFATVHVYRLGSFTLTLTLLILDAFFAFVTLTTVGILLSEKKTKGILYWFYRRFKRIMPKKALKYEEKFIRAVEVDVPRFQENFKVLMKHRRAFALSLFWSFVTWLFILLRSYYIFISINNPIRLVDVMVVQMIGIVIGMFAVVPGGAGLIEAINSAVYVLLGIDKEIAVTATLLERLISYWAPTVIGAGVMTHFGIKVGEEKKKANDKDINVESQEKG, encoded by the coding sequence ATGAGCGCGAGGAAGTACTCCCTCGTCGGGGTCGGAATCGTCATAATAATCCTGCTCCTCTGGTGGGCGGGGATAGGGGACGTCATCGAGATACTCAAGACGGCCAGACTGGACTACTTCATCCTGGCGATCCTCGCCTACATCGCCTCCCTGCTGGCCTGGGCCCTCCGCTGGCGTGTCCTGCTCAAGAGCCTGAACATAAACGCCGGGTTCGGCACGATAATAGGCGCCCTGTTTTCCGGCGTTTTCATAAACAACGTAACCCCCGGAGCGAGGGGCGGCGGGGAACCCGTGAGGATGTACTACATCTCAAAGAGAACAGGAGAGTCCTACGGCCACGTCTTCGCGACGGTGATGATGGACAGGATACTGGACGTCATCCCCGTCATCTTCATGCTCCTCTTCGCCACGGTTCACGTCTACCGGCTCGGCTCCTTCACGCTCACGCTCACACTGCTGATACTCGACGCCTTCTTCGCCTTCGTTACCCTGACCACGGTGGGTATACTCCTCAGCGAGAAGAAAACGAAGGGAATCCTGTACTGGTTCTACCGCCGGTTCAAGAGGATAATGCCCAAGAAGGCCCTCAAGTACGAGGAGAAGTTCATAAGGGCTGTCGAGGTGGACGTGCCGCGCTTTCAGGAGAACTTCAAGGTGCTGATGAAGCACAGGAGGGCCTTCGCCCTGTCCCTCTTCTGGTCCTTCGTGACCTGGCTCTTCATACTCCTCCGCTCCTACTACATCTTCATCAGCATCAACAACCCGATAAGGCTGGTTGACGTGATGGTCGTCCAGATGATAGGCATCGTCATCGGAATGTTCGCGGTCGTCCCGGGCGGGGCTGGCTTAATAGAGGCCATAAACTCCGCCGTTTACGTCCTGCTCGGCATAGACAAGGAAATAGCAGTTACGGCAACGCTCCTCGAGAGGCTCATCTCATACTGGGCGCCAACGGTAATAGGGGCCGGCGTTATGACCCACTTCGGCATCAAGGTTGGGGAGGAGAAAAAGAAGGCCAACGACAAGGATATAAACGTGGAAAGCCAAGAGAAAGGTTAG
- the coaD gene encoding phosphopantetheine adenylyltransferase translates to MRKKYRKVVVGGTFDRLHLGHKALLRKAFEVGEIVYVGLTSDEMIRGKPHAEKILPYELRLRDLIKFFEVNGYSNYRVIKIHTAIGFADRMKSLEAIVVSEETYKGALVVNRAREENGLRPLEVVTIGLVRSSLGPKISSSLIRAGLIDPFGRPLSSGNETPRKTFKVKERNTSGDTHGEA, encoded by the coding sequence ATGAGGAAGAAGTACAGGAAGGTGGTCGTCGGGGGCACCTTCGACAGGCTCCACCTCGGCCACAAGGCCCTGCTGAGGAAGGCCTTTGAGGTAGGGGAGATAGTCTACGTCGGGCTGACCTCCGACGAGATGATAAGGGGAAAACCCCACGCCGAGAAGATACTCCCCTACGAGCTCCGCCTGAGGGATTTAATAAAGTTCTTCGAGGTCAACGGCTACTCAAACTACCGCGTCATCAAGATACACACGGCTATAGGCTTCGCCGACAGGATGAAGAGCCTCGAGGCGATAGTGGTGAGCGAGGAGACCTACAAGGGTGCCCTGGTAGTTAACAGGGCGCGGGAGGAGAACGGACTGCGGCCGCTCGAGGTGGTCACGATAGGGCTAGTGAGGAGTTCGCTGGGGCCGAAGATAAGCTCGTCCCTCATAAGGGCCGGCCTGATAGACCCCTTCGGGAGGCCCCTCTCCAGTGGAAACGAAACTCCCCGAAAGACGTTTAAGGTAAAAGAACGTAACACTTCCGGTGATACCCATGGAGAAGCTTAA